The Myotis daubentonii chromosome 9, mMyoDau2.1, whole genome shotgun sequence genome has a segment encoding these proteins:
- the LOC132241126 gene encoding glycine N-phenylacetyltransferase-like — MFQLQDPRMLQMLEKSLRKFLPESLKVYGTVFHMNQGNMFKLKALVDKWPDFNTVVVRPPEQEMTDDFDHYTNTYQIYSKDPKDCQEFLGTSDVINWKQHLLIQSSQSSLDEKIRNLAAIKQVKVKQSQCILYMMPKTARRLLPSLSEANNFTLKTGKPKFINEELFKLSSLDVTHATLVDKFWHFGGNERSQRFIKRCIQTFPSFCLLGPEGSPVCWNLMDQTGEIRMGATLPEYWGQGLISHTLFVTTQTLEKLGFPVYNHTDKANSIIQKASHNLHHVLLPCDWNQWQCVPL, encoded by the exons GTTTATGGGACTGTCTTCCACATGAACCAAGGAAACATGTTCAAGCTAAAGGCCCTGGTGGACAAGTGGCCTGATTTTAATACAGTAGTTGTCCGCCCTCCAGAGCAG GAGATGACAGATGACTTTGATCATTATACCAATACCTACCAAATCTATTCCAAGGATCCCAAGGACTGTCAAGAATTCCTTGGCACATCAGACGTCATCAATTGGAAACAACATTTACTGATCCAAA GTTCACAGTCCAGCCTGGATGAGAAAATACGCAATCTTGCAGCCATAAAACAGGTCAAAGTCAAGCAATCCCAATGCATCCTCTATATGATGCCCAAGACAGCCAGAAGGCTGCTCCCTTCCCTGTCAGAGGCAAACAACTTTACTCTTAAAACTGGCAAGCCCAAATTCAT TAATGAAGAGCTGTTTAAACTCTCCTCCCTGGATGTTACCCATGCTACCCTGGTGGATAAATTCTGGCATTTTGGTGGCAATGAGAGAAGCCAGAGATTCATCAAGCGCTGTATTCAGACCTTCCCCTCCTTCTGTCTTctggggcctgagggaagcccTGTGTGCTGGAACCTGATGGACCAGACAGGAGAGATACGAATGGGGGCCACCCTGCCTGAGTACTGGGGCCAGGGTCTAATATCCCATACATTGTTTGTCACTACTCAGACTTTGGAGAAACTGGGCTTTCCTGTATATAACCATACAGACAAAGCCAACAGTATCATACAGAAAGCCAGTCATAATCTGCACCATGTCCTCTTGCCCTGTGACTGGAACCAATGGCAATGTGTGCCTCTTTGA
- the LOC132241127 gene encoding glycine N-acyltransferase-like isoform X1 — protein sequence MFQLQGPQLLQMLEKSLRKFLPESLKVYGTVFHMNQGNPFKLKALVDKWPDFNTVVVRPQEQEMVDNWDHYTNTYQIYSKDPKNCQELLGSPEVINWKQHLQIQSSQSNLNEVIQNLAASKSFKVKHTERFLYVVADTVKKLIPSLFDEKNLPPGGGKPKAINQEMFKLSSLDVTHAALVNKLWHFGGNEKSQRFIERCIQKFPTFCLLGPEGNPVCWDLMDQTGEIRMAGTLPEYRKQGLISYVIYIQTQALNNLGFPIYSHTDKNNKIMQKMSYNLHYIRMPCTWNQWYCVPL from the exons ATGTTCCAATTACAAGGCCCACAATTGCTACAGATGCTAGAGAAATCCTTGAGGAAATTCCTCCCTGAGTCCCTAAAG GTTTATGGGACTGTTTTCCACATGAACCAGGGAAACCCATTCAAGCTAAAGGCCCTGGTGGACAAGTGGCCTGATTTTAATACAGTGGTTGTCCGCCCTCAGGAACAG GAGATGGTTGATAATTGGGATCATTACACCAATACTTACCAAATCTACTCCAAGGACCCCAAGAACTGTCAGGAATTGCTTGGCTCACCAGAAGTCATCAATTGGAAACAGCATTTGCAGATCCAAA GTTCCCAGTCCAACCTGAATGAGGTGATACAAAATCTCGCAGCCAGCAAATCCTTCAAAGTCAAGCACACAGAGCGCTTTCTCTATGTGGTGGCTGACACTGTAAAGAAGCTAATTCCTTCTCTGTTTGATGAAAAGAACTTACCACCTGGTGGTGGCAAACCCAAGGCCAT CAATCAAGAAATGTTTAAACTCTCATCCCTGGATGTTACCCATGCTGCCCTGGTGAATAAATTGTGGCATTTTGGTGGCAATGAGAAGAGCCAGAGATTCATCGAGCGCTGTATCCAGAAGTTCCCCACGTTCTGTCTGCTGGGGCCTGAGGGGAACCCTGTGTGCTGGGACCTGATGGACCAGACAGGAGAGATAAGGATGGCAGGCACCCTGCCTGAGTACCGGAAGCAGGGCCTCATCTCCTATGTCATCTATATCCAGACCCAGGCTCTTAACAACCTTGGCTTCCCCATATATTCTCACACTGACAAGAATAACAAAATAATGCAGAAAATGAGTTACAATCTGCATTATATCCGCATGCCCTGTACCTGGAACCAGTGGTACTGTGTGCCTCTGTGA
- the LOC132241127 gene encoding glycine N-acyltransferase-like isoform X2, with protein MFQLQGPQLLQMLEKSLRKFLPESLKEMVDNWDHYTNTYQIYSKDPKNCQELLGSPEVINWKQHLQIQSSQSNLNEVIQNLAASKSFKVKHTERFLYVVADTVKKLIPSLFDEKNLPPGGGKPKAINQEMFKLSSLDVTHAALVNKLWHFGGNEKSQRFIERCIQKFPTFCLLGPEGNPVCWDLMDQTGEIRMAGTLPEYRKQGLISYVIYIQTQALNNLGFPIYSHTDKNNKIMQKMSYNLHYIRMPCTWNQWYCVPL; from the exons ATGTTCCAATTACAAGGCCCACAATTGCTACAGATGCTAGAGAAATCCTTGAGGAAATTCCTCCCTGAGTCCCTAAAG GAGATGGTTGATAATTGGGATCATTACACCAATACTTACCAAATCTACTCCAAGGACCCCAAGAACTGTCAGGAATTGCTTGGCTCACCAGAAGTCATCAATTGGAAACAGCATTTGCAGATCCAAA GTTCCCAGTCCAACCTGAATGAGGTGATACAAAATCTCGCAGCCAGCAAATCCTTCAAAGTCAAGCACACAGAGCGCTTTCTCTATGTGGTGGCTGACACTGTAAAGAAGCTAATTCCTTCTCTGTTTGATGAAAAGAACTTACCACCTGGTGGTGGCAAACCCAAGGCCAT CAATCAAGAAATGTTTAAACTCTCATCCCTGGATGTTACCCATGCTGCCCTGGTGAATAAATTGTGGCATTTTGGTGGCAATGAGAAGAGCCAGAGATTCATCGAGCGCTGTATCCAGAAGTTCCCCACGTTCTGTCTGCTGGGGCCTGAGGGGAACCCTGTGTGCTGGGACCTGATGGACCAGACAGGAGAGATAAGGATGGCAGGCACCCTGCCTGAGTACCGGAAGCAGGGCCTCATCTCCTATGTCATCTATATCCAGACCCAGGCTCTTAACAACCTTGGCTTCCCCATATATTCTCACACTGACAAGAATAACAAAATAATGCAGAAAATGAGTTACAATCTGCATTATATCCGCATGCCCTGTACCTGGAACCAGTGGTACTGTGTGCCTCTGTGA